aattacggACACATTTTTAATGAGTAGCaatcagtgccccccccccccttagatTTGCAGATATAGGTTTTCTAGTGTAAGTCAATGTGAATTTGTCTTTTACCAGAAACTCTTAATGAGAATCTATCTTAAAGCACTTGGACAGGAATATTCTGCATTTTTTCACAATGCCTTTAAACATTCCCTGAATTTTTATTGGATTAATTCACTAGTTTGCTGCCAATCGACACAGGATTCAAATGTCATCTTACAATGGCCTAGTCTTGTATATtgtaatttaatatttgttgGAAATTTCAAGTTCAGGGTTCATTTTCCAGTTCATACGAAGGTCAACGAGAAGATTTCAGTTCTTATCTGCCATATTCAGTAGCTGTACCTGGAGTTGTTTCAAATTTCTGGAGCAACAGTTTAAAAGTTATGAATACTGCCTGCGAGAATGATGCATCAAATAGAAGTTTGtgtactgtcattttacaactGTAATGAAATAAACTGCCCTTATGCTGATGGATCGCActgttttttgttcaaaaacatacaagcatatttttctgttgtgtttttcatttatgtgttttcagAGGTGCTACAATACCAAATATTTTATCAGTGAATCTGTCGGtaattctgtttaaaaataGGAACATTTTATCATATTCCTAGCCTTTACTTTTAAAGAAATCCATCAAATATTTTATAAGcagatttattttagtttaactTGATAACGAATGcacaatttaataaaaatgaatcgATCATCCGAAACGAGACGAatcaaaatttttaattttcctaGCTCAGTTTCATGGATGTATTAAATGTTATGATAAAGTTATTTATCACAATAAGCCACTATCTTAATAGTACAGCATATTAGTTTCACAATTGTATCGTAAAATATTGCCCAAATAAAGTTTGTTGaatttgaatatactgtatttgatatTTAATAGATGGAATAGTTAATAACGAGTCTTTTATAAGTCGTAACGATATAATTATTGtagaataatattttttgttccTATTTCATTCGGAAATATTTGATAATGCAGTCGCATATATTTGATAAAGGTGTTATTGTTTtcgcattttttttcttaataattgATAGCAGCGAGACAGGGCGACTGCGCATGCGCAGGACTGACAGTTGACAAGCGCAGCGCGTTCACAACATACAGCTGATACCAACCAGCTAGCCGCTGTGGCTAAcgttgtggttttgtttttggcaACCAATTTCCCGTCACACCCTAAACGTCATTGTCATAGGTGAGGTTTAATTCCGTTTTAGTCATACAAGTATGGCGGCTGCACTTCTAAACTCTGACAGCTGTTCGTTTGTGTAAATGGTTAGCTGGCTAGCTAGGTAAAGTTGATAGCCTTGGATAGCATCAACGCTAGCTAGCTAAGTTACAGCGGATTCTTACAAACTGGCAGCGGAAAACTCCACTCGTCAGCCATGGGAATATTATTTACCAAGCTATGGAGGCTTTTTAATCATCAAGGTAAGATATGGTGTTGACGTTCATCACACAGCTGTCGAAGACATGGCCGCAGAGTGGGCTTGGTGTTGAGAAAAAGGCCCGCTCTGAAAGAAGGGTCTGCTCCCTTTAAATTAGCTTTATTTATAACGCCTTCACAGACAGAGTCCTGCTCTCTCCCTGTGATGTTGTTCATTACGTTTTATAAACATTAATCTGCGCCACTCTGTAATCTCCCAGTACACGACTTATCCTTTAATCGTTAAAGAATGTGGTTCTGCATCAGGTTACTTGTGCAGCAGGAGCGAAGGTTCGGTGAAACCCGAGTCGTGTTCTGGATTGTGATCTGGAATCACTAACTACCTGTGAACCTGTGTAACGTGAGGTTCCACGTTGGGTCAGTCGGTTCCCCGGTGGAGGGTTGCACAATGAAGTCAGCCACATCAGCAGGATAATGTGGCCTGCACGGATCAATGAATGCTTGTAGGCAGGACTACAGGTAGGACCGCAGGACTATGATCTGACAAGCTGCAGAATAAAATTTTAGGTTTTATCTCCCACATAATTATGTTTCTGTGACTTCTGCCCTACATTCCATTCACACTCTGCATTGTTAGCTGTTAGAATAGACCAAATTAGAGCTAAATCAAATAATAGATCATCAGAGTGTGAAACTTGACTTGTTGTTGTGAAAATGTGGCTGTCTTTACGTTTTTTTGGTCTTTGTGGGACAAATCAAGAATTTGTGATGTGATGCACATCTCGCAAAACTACACTCTAATAAATCAATCtgaaataattgaaatattaatccaaaatgtcaaacaaacaGCATCTATCTGTTCTCTAATAGTTTATTGGATCTTCAAGACTAGTTATCCCTTTTGTTTGTGGGCTCCCCTTCTTCTCACTGCCATCCATCACGTCACTGGAGGCTGTGAGGCTTTCATTGTAACCCCTAGTTCTACCCCCCAGCTGCACCCTGCCAGTCACAGGAAGCTACTGCTGTCCCAGATGATGGATTCAGCCAGAAGATCAACAGACGATCGGTGGCATGCCGTTAGGAACTGGGTCATGTAATTCCCAgcacattaatatttaaaggCTTTGGATGGTGGTGGTGAGCTCTTCTGTAGCGTTAAGGTTACTCAGACTCCGGTTATGCCCTCATCATTAACTCATTTTAAATTCCATCAAGTGTTGAAAATATTAATTCTGTTCAGAGTGGAATCTGGTGagcatcatcttcttcttcttttcctttcggcctttcccttcaggggtcgccacagcgaatcaatttcctccatctagccctgtcctttgaatccatcataaattataaaaaaacaaatatttaatcaatatttaCTGACCTACTTTGAACTctggtgaggtgtgtgttttttatgtctGCATTCGCAGACTGTTGCATTGCTGTCGTTGTGTCCATTGCTGTGTTGTTGGGACGGTAGCAGTGgtaaaatgtctgtgtaggttctcgtttatccaggtcatggttatccaaagtcgtttaaatcaatccactggacattaagaaagttccttgaagatgtttcacctctcattcaagaggTTTGTCTGCAGGCATCTGAAAAGTTCTCGATTATCTTTGGTGCAACTTGGACCAAGGAGAATTTTTTCAGTTATTCTGGTTTtagttgtgatgttgttgttgttgttgttgttactccTCCAGGTATGTTTACCACATGACCGactgtgtttgttgttgcttgGAACAAACATGTGAAAGGAAAATgtggacttcttttttttgaccCGTTGTCGTGGGTCTATTGATTACCCTTTTGGTCATAAATAATTAAGACGCCTTTTGTGCTGCTGCAGGAAGTGAAATAGTATGCCATGACCTTGCCTTGACTTTGGGCCTGTACTGTTACCAAAGATACCAATTGGGGTTCTGTACCATTGAGCTCAAGTTGagtcaggttttttttacacatgagCTTTCTGGAAAGGCTTTGCTACACTAAACAGAACTGAATCATAATTAATTCCATAAATTAGACCTATGTTTACCTGCTGCTTCAGGCCACTGTGGCTCCTGGTAAACAGACTTACTGGTCGTCCCAAGCGCTGCTGCGTGACGCATTAAGGgctgttgtttgtttctgaGTGACACATCAGTCAGTTACTAGCACTAAACCCACATAATGACGTTACTGTTGTCTCCACAAAGCGTCCTGATCAGTCTTCTTCTTGTTTCAGAGCATAAAGTTATTATTGTGGGCCTGGACAATGCTGGCAAGACCACAATTCTTTACCAGTTGTAAGTATACAAATGTAGTGCTTGGTTTATTCCCAAGGTTAccaattttttaaatgtcactcTCATGTTTTCTGACACAACAGTTCAATGAACGAGGTGGTGCACACCTCCCCGACGATTGGAAGCAATGTGGAGGAGATTGTGGTCAACAACACGCATTTCCTGATGTGGGACATCGGGGGACAGGAGTCCCTCCGGTCATCGTGGAATACGtactacacaaacacagaggtaACGGCCAAACATAACAACAAGGTTTCCCTCAgcgtcaaaataaaatgtgttggaaGTATCTGATTAGTTGGACAAACTTTCAAATTGGTGGATCCAGTGAGTCACAGTCCGTTATTTTTCTCTGTGAATAGTTTGTCATCGTGGTCGTCGACAGCACCGACAGAGAACGGATCTCAGTGACCAAAGAGGAACTTTACAGAATGCTCGCACATGAAGTGAGTATGAAGAACTACGATTCCTAGAAGACTGTTTTTGATCATCTAATTGATGTTGGGTTACATGAGTACCGGTACTTCTGTTTTGCAGGTAGCTAAATCTGAATCTCAATGCATAATGGAAGTTCCCTTAACTATGAACTGAAAGTCCCTCATCTATGGTGCTACCAGTTAGCAGCTCTAACAACACAGTCTTTTTGCGTGGAATGCTAATTTGTTTGACACCGTTACTTTACAGTTTCCTCTTTTCATGTGTCTTTATTTGCCCTCCAGGATTTAAGGAAAGCTGGGCTGTTGATCTTTGCCAACAAGCAGGATGTGAAAGGCTGCCTGTCCGTGGCTGAGATCTCTCAGAGTCTCCAGCTCACCTCCGTCAAAGACCACCAGTGGCACATCCAGGCCTGCTGTGCCCTCACTGGGGAGGGGTGAGCGCTGCTAATTTAGCTGTTTCTCCCTGTTATATTAGACTGGAAATTAAAACGTATTATCGTGCGTTTGTTCTGTCTGACCCAGTACTCTTCCTCCGTTCCCCCCACTCTCTTATATTGTTCACCTCCAGGTTATGCCAGGGTCTGGagtggatgatgtcacggcttcgcgtgagatgatgacctttgacTCTGATCCAGAGCGCTCCCTTGCTCCTTCTTTTTTCTGCTCCCAACACGGGCTTGAAACTAGGACGGTCTGAGGCCAGCCAATCGGAGGCTCTCTCCTCGCTCCAGTGATGCTGACATGGGCAGACCACTGCCGGGACACAATGTCTTCTGTGataatttatttgacaaaagacgttatgaacaaaacaaaaaaaaaaaaaaaaagggacctTTCATGGAGGACATTGAACGACAGAAGAGACTCAAATTATTTAAACTGAATAATCTGCACGGTTTTCCTTTCAGCGAAATACGGAGGTCAACGGAGCGACTCGAACCAGAACGTGGACTCAGTCTTCAGCTGTGTGTGACTCTTGCTCACAGTGGCCTTGCAGTATTGCCAGACTGGCTGTGGAAGTTTTTATTTCCCACCCCACACGATGTGTAAAGTCCAGTATTTTCTCTTTAACATGGTGCCTGCAGTAGAATGTTCCAGCGATGACGGTTGACGgtgactgaaacacacagacaagagGGTGAAATCACACTATGCCCTCTTCCTTTCAGTCTCTAAGAATAATCagtaaataaagtgtttttatcTGTTTCATGCGCCTCCTGAATGAGTATTTCTCTTGGTGGGTTATTTGTTTGCCTCTCTCGGGATCAGATGTTCGGTTGTGCTTTCGAGTCGTCTGGGAAACGACATGTGTCGTCTGATCTCGTGGTAGATAAGATTCAAAGAGAAGAGACCGTCTCCAAAATGTATGCAGGCCGATTTttagagaacagaacagaacaaagtAGTAGGCTTGTAAATCAAATGCTTCCAGCCCTGCAGCTATTCAGGCTTTTATAACTGTGAAGTCTCGACGTGTGAAGATCGTATCGTCACAAGGACGACTCCTCAAACTCAAACTATGGGAAAAGAAGTTACTAAAGCTCCTGAAAATGTGCataaattttccatttttacttGAAAACTACATTCAGTGAGGTACATCTATACAGACGTCAGTTACGTCTTGTTCCTAAACCACAATAGTTTGATCTGATGCTTCATGTTGAACTGAATCATCATGTAGGTGTTCctaatgctgttatttttacaCGGTGGTTCATGATTCATTTGAGCTGCTAGTAATTCAGTCTAAATAACATCCAGTTATAGTATCAACAACTGACATCCAGAAGGTCTGTGCATAAGTAATTCAAATTCTTTGCATGTTTtgatttgcatttcatttttggtGAAGGATGCTGGAATCACAAGATATGAGAACAAGCttttaaatgaacaaatcaTCTTTTCAAGTCTCGAGAATTTTAAGcggaaataattttatttactcCAGTATTCAGTCTGGCATGAGCCGACCCACGACCTTCTGACGACGCTGGAAGGGTTGGTCCAGATGTTGACTGTCAACGATTCTCTTCCTGACGACTCATTCCATGACTCATAGCTTTCATTTTCAGCTTCTCGCCTTAGTAGAAGTCATTGTTGGTTTTCAAGGTGTTGCTGGCGATGAGATTGACAGTCGgcgctgttgttgttgtggcgGTCCCTCCTGCAGCTGTTGTGTCCGACCAACGGTCATCGGTCATTTATTCCAGTGACTAAGCATCATGTAGCCTCCTCCTGGGTGTCCCTGGCATCGGGATGTGATTCTTTCCACTGGTAGAACCATTAAGAGTCTCTGATGTCCTGTCTGACCTGAATGTTTCCACACCTGGAAAAGCCCTTTCTGATAGTCTTTtataaaatattcagttttaattttattaaaatgaactaCTCTGAGTAAATCCAAAGATCCAGAGGCAAGAGGAACTCAGCTGCTGTCGTCCATCTCAAGGCCGCCGGCTCCTCGGACAAAGTTTGAGCTCAAATAAATGACACCCCAGGACAGAAGCACATCAGCTGAAGGGAGGAAATGTACGGATGGTTCATGTTTGATTGTCTAAACTCCTGTTGCCAAGTCCACAAACTGGCTCCAGAGCGTGTTCATAAATAGCTAACCTATACCTGCCACTTCTCCTCAGTGACTCAGGTCGTGATACTGCAGCAGTAGCCTgctctatatttaaaaaacaaaaacaaatctaaacttataatttgtcttttttaaaatgtattatttagttttgttgtcatatgggtcctgcccggagtttcttcctcaataaaGGAGTTTTTGCTTcctgcttgctctggagggttctggtgggtttctgtctgttaaagcactttgaaatgtctgctgatgtgaataagcgctatacaaataaagattgattgattgataaaataaaacacagttgaTTTAAATTGTGTTAAAGATGTATTAAGGGTACAGTAGTAGCTCTGAACTCTTCTTTATATAAAAGTAAATGCAAAGACCCGGCCAGAGAGAATCCTAATTCATTCTGGGTCGGCCTTCAATCGAAGGGTTCTTGGTGATTTATCTTTCAGTTCCATTTAAAAATTCTTACATTTATGCTCATATTTATGGAGGCATGGATTTGCTTCTTATTTCCTTCCTCATCAGTTTGACCTGATTCTGAACAGGAACTAGCCAGCTCTGAATTAGCTAATAGATGACCTCAACAGATCTGACTAGCAGCTAGCCTTCAGCTAGCCTCTTCCTCACAGGAACACTCAAATCCTTTCCTGTGGCCATCTATTCATCATTTATTCCTAAATCTCCTCTGACATGAACCCATCCATGCTGATTAGCACTGTTACAGTTGGGGGGTTCACTCTTGTTTTCTTGTGCCCCCCAACCCTACCCCATTGCCCGTGCCCCGCTGCCTTCCTCGTAACTGTACCGCTGATGCATTGGGCTCAACAGGTGCTCCTTTCTGTAAGGATCACTTAGGTATATTTAGATTTTGAAACCCGAGAGTGCcggcctgtgattggctgcgtTGCCCACATGATAACCTGGGTAGAAACCTCAACTGTGTGCTGTCGCCCCGCGTTTCTCTGGAGGGAAGCTGGGGAGTCTTTGGCGGCTTGGGAGACCATTTAACTTTAAGAAATCCGGTAAGCAAAGAATGGGAGGGAAGCACaaatattcagatttttctACATTTGTACGTGGCGTTTCTTTGGGTTTGGATGTCCATCGCTTCCTTCCAATGGATCCCATGAAGGCACCTGACTGAGAAAAGGAGTGTCAGAAAAGTTCTGCTGCACATTGAAGGAGTAACAGAGCAATCCAGAACCACAAGACCCAAGCACGACCAGACCAGGCCTACCTGTGGATGTACCTGAAACATCAGCGATAGTCTCGCCATCGTGCCTTCTTTCCAAAATCTCAGActctttggtttcttttttgtaCTCCTGCCTCGGCTCATCAACCTGTTTTTCTTGCTCTTTTACACAGAAAGTACCCTTTTCATTTAAAGATGTGCTAAAAAAGGTAGTTAGTATGCCATCCTATATTTAACCTGCAGCCTCAGAAGGCATTGCATCTCCATTTGCTAAACAGAGTCAGCCAATCAGGCCGCGGCATTAGCTTACATGTCAAATAGCTGGAGCACCGTTGGGCAGCTGTCTCCAACCTTCATCCAGGAGGCCCAGTTCTCTCAGCTGTGTTGTGGCaagagaggggaggagggggtcaTACATTCAGACGTGAAGCCTGTTATTATAATCCGCTCTGTGTTTCACCTTCCTAATCTGCACTTTTCCCTGTGTAACTGCTGATTTGcacactttttttatttgttttttttatcactttgtTTAGGATTGGGGCAAAATTCCAAAGTTGGAATATCGGTTTGAGACCCCAGTGGATGGCGATTGAGGCATCCTTACTGTCAGGAAATACTACGGGAATCTTTTGCTGGTACGGCATGCACTTTAGTTTTCCATTAATATTTGGTTATATattttctgagtgtgtgtgtttgctgcttaTTGCTCTTAGAAGAGTGTGACTGGGTTCAACGGGGTATGACAGTCAGCATCCTAAAATACCCCTGGTGCAGTTGTCCTCCGGTCTCCACTCAAAGCCCCAGACAGAACTTCTAACTCTGCTACACATCTATATCCTGTGTTCTCCCATCAGTGTGTCTGCATGATGTTGTTCCAATCACAAACGCCTGAAAACGTCTTTTATGTCTCGCGTAGAGCCTCTAAAACCGTCCCCGCAATGACGGAAGTTGTGGAGGAATATGAGGAATACGAAGAATATGAGGAGtatgaggagggggaggaggaggtggaggagatcaTCGATGAGGTAAGTGAGCATCTTCTCCCCGGAATGTCGACATTGATCCGGAAAAGCAAGTTTTACTTCATTTTCATGACTTAAAGCATTAGTTTTTTGTCGTCACATCactaaatatgattaaaatcaGACGTGACTTCATTTGTTTCAGTAGATGAACATCATCTATGACCTCGACAGGCCCTATGAATAGTTGTGttcgtgacccccccccacccctccagtCAGCAGTTCATCTGATGGCGGATCCagtttcagacacacaccttcTGATGGCTTTGACATCCCGAAAGCAAACTCTAACTCTAATCTACTTCACAGTGCAGATTTTAGACGGACATTTTCTGTCGGCCTGCCCAGGTGCTGCCTTACGGTGGTCACATGTCAAAAGCATATGACGTAATCCCAGAAACCCTTGCAGACAATACGATGCCACTAGATTTATGATGACATCTCAGATTGAGGAATGTTGTCTTTAAAGAACCAGACTGAACCTATAGATTCCaggatgttttaaatgtttgttactGAAAGTCTCTCTGTCAGTGTCCAATGGAAGAGTGAAAGCAGAAGGCTAACATTTTAATCCCGTATTTCCTGGTGAAATAGGATTAAAGTTAGCCTTGTATTTACTCCTACTCA
This window of the Antennarius striatus isolate MH-2024 chromosome 12, ASM4005453v1, whole genome shotgun sequence genome carries:
- the arl5a gene encoding ADP-ribosylation factor-like protein 5A — protein: MGILFTKLWRLFNHQEHKVIIVGLDNAGKTTILYQFSMNEVVHTSPTIGSNVEEIVVNNTHFLMWDIGGQESLRSSWNTYYTNTEFVIVVVDSTDRERISVTKEELYRMLAHEDLRKAGLLIFANKQDVKGCLSVAEISQSLQLTSVKDHQWHIQACCALTGEGLCQGLEWMMSRLRVR